From one Rhodamnia argentea isolate NSW1041297 chromosome 1, ASM2092103v1, whole genome shotgun sequence genomic stretch:
- the LOC115743928 gene encoding probable serine/threonine-protein kinase WNK9 isoform X1 → MNGLTQIEPDPSEFVEVDPTGRYGRYNEILGKGASKTVYRAFDEYEGIEVAWNQVKLYDFLQSPEDLERLYCEIHLLKTLKHKNIMKFYTSWVDTANRNINFVTEMFTSGTLRQYRLKHRRVNIRAVKHWCRQILKGLLYLHSRDPPVIHRDLKCDNIFVNGNQGEVKIGDLGLAAILRKSHADHCVGTPEFMAPEVYEEAYNELVDIYAFGMCVLEMVTFDYPYSECTHPAQIYKKVISGKKPDALYKVEDPEVRQFVEKCLATASHRLSARELLDDPFLRVDERESDLRSLDNGREVDEMGPMSREPYVPCSDGSYSTGYCNGYGYTPANHWGYHPAELASSGMELFECHDDDHPANVDISIKGKKREDGSIFLRLRIVDKDGPIRNIYFPFDVKIDTALSVATEMVAELDLNDQDVTKIADMIDGAISSLVPEWRPGPGIEETPKFANQKFCENCASNRTSTGSFVDFLSHHPEFTNLQMQCCRNGCASMHGRFEEITCQAGGPEHHTREGAPNVWSTSEGSDYQDIWDRRESRELSSAGPSEPSHTDEESERLDVSVSKEAGTELKSEDEVPFSARESNLQVTGSCSSSASPSFCRDRSDDYGDVVQCEARWMKAKYQMQLRGLKDLHLGQTSKVSARSNLEAKTNTVVSPTVVQLLSTQLQDRGSLSFPAYNEHSTANGPNSMYDVSPDLETRRARNCEAGNDSSRGEVGTAAAESFYAMSLLPHALHRTTSLPVDAVHI, encoded by the exons ATGAATGGTCTCACGCAAATCGAGCCAGACCCCTCTGAGTTTGTAGAAGTTGATCCCACTGGAAGATATGGCAGA TACAATGAGATCCTCGGAAAAGGAGCTTCGAAGACAGT TTACAGAGCATTTGACGAGTATGAAGGCATAGAGGTTGCTTGGAATCAGGTCAAGCTCTATGACTTCTTGCAGAGTCCTGAAGATCTCGAGAGGCTCTACTGTGAAATCCATCTCCTGAAGACGCTGAAGCACAAAAACATAATGAAGTTCTACACTTCTTGGGTCGACACTGCCAATAGGAACATCAACTTTGTTACTGAAATGTTCACTTCTGGGACTCTTAGGCA GTATAGGTTAAAGCATAGGAGAGTTAACATTAGGGCAGTGAAGCATTGGTGCAGACAGATCTTGAAGGGACTTCTCTACCTTCACAGCCGCGACCCGCCCGTGATCCACAGGGATCTCAAATGTGACAACATTTTTGTCAATGGAAACCAAGGAGAAGTGAAGATCGGAGATCTTGGTTTAGCGGCGATTCTGCGGAAATCTCATGCCGATCATTGTGTAG GGACGCCAGAGTTTATGGCTCCAGAAGTTTATGAAGAGGCTTACAATGAATTAGTAGACATATACGCGTTCGGGATGTGCGTATTGGAAATGGTCACGTTTGATTACCCATATAGTGAATGTACGCACCCTGCTCAGATCTACAAGAAAGTTATCTCA GGAAAAAAGCCAGATGCTTTGTATAAAGTGGAGGATCCAGAAGTGCGACAGTTTGTCGAGAAATGCTTGGCTACGGCATCTCATAGACTTTCTGCTAGGGAGCTTTTGGATGACCCTTTTCTTCGAGTTGATGAACGTGAATCAGATTTGAGATCACTGGACAATGGGAGAGAAGTTGATGAGATGGGTCCTATGTCGAGGGAACCATACGTGCCTTGCAGCGATGGATCGTATAGTACTGGATATTGTAATGGTTATGGTTATACACCTGCAAATCATTGGGGTTATCACCCAGCTGAGCTTGCATCCAGCGGGATGGAACTCTTCGAGTGCCATGACGATGATCATCCTGCAAATGTTGACATTAGCATAAAaggcaagaaaagagaagatgggAGCATATTTTTAAGACTCAGAATTGTAGATAAAGATG GTCCTATCCGGAACATATATTTCCCTTTTGACGTCAAGATAGATACAGCATTAAGTGTAGCCACAGAAATGGTCGCTGAATTGGATCTAAACGACCAAGATGTGACTAAGATCGCTGATATGATCGACGGGGCGATATCTTCTTTGGTTCCAGAATGGAGGCCAGGGCCCGGAATAGAGGAAACACCAAAGTTTGCAAACCAAAAGTTTTGTGAGAACTGTGCATCCAACCGCACCTCCACTGGCTCCTTCGTGGATTTTTTATCGCATCACCCTGAGTTCACAAACTTGCAGATGCAGTGTTGCAGGAACGGATGCGCTTCAATGCATGGTAGGTTCGAGGAGATAACCTGCCAAGCTGGTGGTCCGGAGCACCACACGAGAGAGGGTGCACCAAATGTGTGGAGCACATCAGAGGGTTCAGATTATCAGGATATCTGGGATCGGCGGGAAAGTCGTGAACTCAGTTCGGCAGGACCCTCTGAACCGAGTCACACCGATGAAGAGAGTGAAAGGTTGGATGTTTCAGTTTCAAAGGAAGCTGGGACGGAGTTGAAATCAGAAGATGAAGTCCCGTTTAGTGCTAGAGAATCTAATCTGCAAGTGActggttcatgctcgtcttcaGCATCTCCATCTTTTTGCCGTGATCGTTCAGATGATTATGGGGATGTGGTCCAGTGCGAAGCGAGATGGATGAAAGCGAAGTATCAGATGCAGTTGAGAGGACTCAAAGACCTACACCTTGGACAGACTTCAAAAGTTTCTGCTCGCTCTAACCTGGAAGCGAAAACAAATACCGTGGTTTCGCCGACTGTGGTTCAACTTTTAAGTACACAGTTGCAGGATAGAGGTTCGCTGAGCTTCCCTGCCTACAACGAGCATTCGACCGCAAATGGCCCTAACTCCATGTATGATGTTAGCCCCGATTTGGAAACCCGAAGGGCCCGAAATTGTGAGGCGGGTAATGACTCCTCAAGAGGAGAAGTAGGAACGGCCGCCGCCGAGAGTTTCTATGCCATGTCACTGCTTCCGCATGCGCTCCATAGGACAACATCCCTCCCCGTCGATGCTGTTCATATATAG
- the LOC115743928 gene encoding serine/threonine-protein kinase WNK1 isoform X2, translating to MAPEVYEEAYNELVDIYAFGMCVLEMVTFDYPYSECTHPAQIYKKVISGKKPDALYKVEDPEVRQFVEKCLATASHRLSARELLDDPFLRVDERESDLRSLDNGREVDEMGPMSREPYVPCSDGSYSTGYCNGYGYTPANHWGYHPAELASSGMELFECHDDDHPANVDISIKGKKREDGSIFLRLRIVDKDGPIRNIYFPFDVKIDTALSVATEMVAELDLNDQDVTKIADMIDGAISSLVPEWRPGPGIEETPKFANQKFCENCASNRTSTGSFVDFLSHHPEFTNLQMQCCRNGCASMHGRFEEITCQAGGPEHHTREGAPNVWSTSEGSDYQDIWDRRESRELSSAGPSEPSHTDEESERLDVSVSKEAGTELKSEDEVPFSARESNLQVTGSCSSSASPSFCRDRSDDYGDVVQCEARWMKAKYQMQLRGLKDLHLGQTSKVSARSNLEAKTNTVVSPTVVQLLSTQLQDRGSLSFPAYNEHSTANGPNSMYDVSPDLETRRARNCEAGNDSSRGEVGTAAAESFYAMSLLPHALHRTTSLPVDAVHI from the exons ATGGCTCCAGAAGTTTATGAAGAGGCTTACAATGAATTAGTAGACATATACGCGTTCGGGATGTGCGTATTGGAAATGGTCACGTTTGATTACCCATATAGTGAATGTACGCACCCTGCTCAGATCTACAAGAAAGTTATCTCA GGAAAAAAGCCAGATGCTTTGTATAAAGTGGAGGATCCAGAAGTGCGACAGTTTGTCGAGAAATGCTTGGCTACGGCATCTCATAGACTTTCTGCTAGGGAGCTTTTGGATGACCCTTTTCTTCGAGTTGATGAACGTGAATCAGATTTGAGATCACTGGACAATGGGAGAGAAGTTGATGAGATGGGTCCTATGTCGAGGGAACCATACGTGCCTTGCAGCGATGGATCGTATAGTACTGGATATTGTAATGGTTATGGTTATACACCTGCAAATCATTGGGGTTATCACCCAGCTGAGCTTGCATCCAGCGGGATGGAACTCTTCGAGTGCCATGACGATGATCATCCTGCAAATGTTGACATTAGCATAAAaggcaagaaaagagaagatgggAGCATATTTTTAAGACTCAGAATTGTAGATAAAGATG GTCCTATCCGGAACATATATTTCCCTTTTGACGTCAAGATAGATACAGCATTAAGTGTAGCCACAGAAATGGTCGCTGAATTGGATCTAAACGACCAAGATGTGACTAAGATCGCTGATATGATCGACGGGGCGATATCTTCTTTGGTTCCAGAATGGAGGCCAGGGCCCGGAATAGAGGAAACACCAAAGTTTGCAAACCAAAAGTTTTGTGAGAACTGTGCATCCAACCGCACCTCCACTGGCTCCTTCGTGGATTTTTTATCGCATCACCCTGAGTTCACAAACTTGCAGATGCAGTGTTGCAGGAACGGATGCGCTTCAATGCATGGTAGGTTCGAGGAGATAACCTGCCAAGCTGGTGGTCCGGAGCACCACACGAGAGAGGGTGCACCAAATGTGTGGAGCACATCAGAGGGTTCAGATTATCAGGATATCTGGGATCGGCGGGAAAGTCGTGAACTCAGTTCGGCAGGACCCTCTGAACCGAGTCACACCGATGAAGAGAGTGAAAGGTTGGATGTTTCAGTTTCAAAGGAAGCTGGGACGGAGTTGAAATCAGAAGATGAAGTCCCGTTTAGTGCTAGAGAATCTAATCTGCAAGTGActggttcatgctcgtcttcaGCATCTCCATCTTTTTGCCGTGATCGTTCAGATGATTATGGGGATGTGGTCCAGTGCGAAGCGAGATGGATGAAAGCGAAGTATCAGATGCAGTTGAGAGGACTCAAAGACCTACACCTTGGACAGACTTCAAAAGTTTCTGCTCGCTCTAACCTGGAAGCGAAAACAAATACCGTGGTTTCGCCGACTGTGGTTCAACTTTTAAGTACACAGTTGCAGGATAGAGGTTCGCTGAGCTTCCCTGCCTACAACGAGCATTCGACCGCAAATGGCCCTAACTCCATGTATGATGTTAGCCCCGATTTGGAAACCCGAAGGGCCCGAAATTGTGAGGCGGGTAATGACTCCTCAAGAGGAGAAGTAGGAACGGCCGCCGCCGAGAGTTTCTATGCCATGTCACTGCTTCCGCATGCGCTCCATAGGACAACATCCCTCCCCGTCGATGCTGTTCATATATAG